The following proteins are encoded in a genomic region of Emys orbicularis isolate rEmyOrb1 chromosome 19, rEmyOrb1.hap1, whole genome shotgun sequence:
- the ATP5MC2 gene encoding ATP synthase F(0) complex subunit C2, mitochondrial isoform X1, producing MYACAKFVSAPALVRNSQRLLCRPVSASLLSRPEARTDELGSTPAPQNALLQAVGREVHTSAISRDIDTAAKFIGAGAATVGVAGSGAGIGTVFGSLIIGYARNPSLKQQLFSYAILGFALSEAMGLFCLMVAFLILFAM from the exons ATGTATGCCTGTGCAAAATTCGTCTCGGCTCCTGCCCTA GTGAGGAACAGCCAGAGGCTGCTGTGCAGACCAGTCTCTGCCTCCCTGCTGAGCAGGCCTGAGGCCAGGACAGATGAG CTCGGCTCCACCCCAGCACCCCAGAATGCCCTCCTCCAAGCCGTGGGCCGGGAGGTCCACACCAGCGCCATCTCCCGGGACATTGACACCGCGGCGAAGTTCATCGGTGCTGGTGCTGCCACCGTTGGGGTAGCCGGCTCTGGTGCTGGCATTGGAACCGTATTCGGCAGCCTCATTATTGGCTATGCCAG AAACCCTTCCCTGAAACAGCAGCTGTTCTCCTACGCCATCCTGGGCTTTGCACTCTCCGAGGCCATGGGGCTCTTCTGCCTGAtggtggctttcctcatcctcTTCGCCATGTGA
- the ATP5MC2 gene encoding ATP synthase F(0) complex subunit C2, mitochondrial isoform X2 translates to MYACAKFVSAPALLGSTPAPQNALLQAVGREVHTSAISRDIDTAAKFIGAGAATVGVAGSGAGIGTVFGSLIIGYARNPSLKQQLFSYAILGFALSEAMGLFCLMVAFLILFAM, encoded by the exons ATGTATGCCTGTGCAAAATTCGTCTCGGCTCCTGCCCTA CTCGGCTCCACCCCAGCACCCCAGAATGCCCTCCTCCAAGCCGTGGGCCGGGAGGTCCACACCAGCGCCATCTCCCGGGACATTGACACCGCGGCGAAGTTCATCGGTGCTGGTGCTGCCACCGTTGGGGTAGCCGGCTCTGGTGCTGGCATTGGAACCGTATTCGGCAGCCTCATTATTGGCTATGCCAG AAACCCTTCCCTGAAACAGCAGCTGTTCTCCTACGCCATCCTGGGCTTTGCACTCTCCGAGGCCATGGGGCTCTTCTGCCTGAtggtggctttcctcatcctcTTCGCCATGTGA